The following are encoded in a window of Rosa chinensis cultivar Old Blush chromosome 4, RchiOBHm-V2, whole genome shotgun sequence genomic DNA:
- the LOC112200806 gene encoding protein NOI4-like, translated as MASHQSGRALPKFGEWDVNDPASAEGFTIIFNKARADKKNGGSLLTAAESSSNYESRKENNTQKYPKRNKWLCMGC; from the exons ATGGCTTCG CATCAGAGTGGAAGGGCTTTACCCAAATTTGGCGAGTGGGATGTGAATGATCCAGCCTCAGCTGAAGGATTTACCATCATTTTCAACAAGGCCAGAGCTGACAAGAAAAATGGTGGAAGTTTACTTACTGCTGCGGAATCATCAAGCAACTATGAATCCCGCAAAGAAAATAATACGCAAAAGTATCCCAAAAGG AACAAGTGGCTTTGCATGGGTTGTTAA
- the LOC112195745 gene encoding regulator of G-protein signaling 1 has product MASCAVHGGCVSDYIAVTVSAICFILLVSRLIFPFVVHKLPCAKRSGFWIPVIQVFASFNLVLSIVMSLNFLKFEKRHWWQSCYVWAVWIEAPLGFGLLLSCRISQAFQLYYIFVKRCLPPIRSYVFIPLILSPWITGAAFIHITKPLNHRCHMGAQWIIPSMSLHTTYVAILVAFTCAIRHIEFRFDELRDLWQGILVSASSIGVWVVAYVLNEIHDDVSWLQVASRFVLLVTTSILVLAIFSISSSQPLLSQISLRKREPRAYESMGQALGIPDSGLLVQREPACVVDPNEPLDKLLLNKRFRQSFMAFADSCLAGESVHFFEEVHELSKIPVDDPVRRIYMARHIIDKYIIAGAAVEVNISHRTRQEILTTSNLAQPNLFSDALTELIHLMKMNLARDYWSSMFFVKLKEEVSMRSGAQELEQMRGWNYSPRLSSVHGGDDPFHQEQEPLSIDSGCNTEDHDDEPRIMSRFL; this is encoded by the exons ATGGCAAGCTGTGCAGTTCACGGTGGCTGTGTCAGCGACTACATAGCCGTCACTGTTTCAGCCATTTGCTTCATTCT GCTTGTTTCGCGGTTAATTTTTCCCTTTGTGGTTCACAAACTTCCTTGTGCGAAGCGAAGTGGCTTTTGGATTCCAGTGATTCAAGTTTTCGCCAGCTTCAACCTTGTGTTATCAATTGTG ATGTCTCTCAATTTCCTGAAATTTGAAAAGAGACATTGGTGGCAGTCTTGCTACGTCTGGGCAG TCTGGATTGAAGCTCCACTTGGCTTTGGTTTGCTGCTGAGCTGTCGCATATCACAGGCCTTTCAACTATATTATATTTTTGTCAA GAGGTGTCTGCCACCAATCAGATCATATGTTTTCATTCCACTAATTCTCTCGCCATGGATTACTGGAGCTGCAT TTATCCATATCACAAAGCCTCTAAATCATCGGTGCCACATGGGGGCTCAGTGGATCATTCCGTCTATGTCCCTCCACACAACATATGTTGCCATTTTGGTTGCTTTCACTTGTGCTATTCGGCATATAGAGTTCAGGTTTGACGAACTCAGAGACCTCTGGCAGGGAATACTTGTCTCGGCCTCTTCTATTG GAGTATGGGTGGTTGCATACGTTTTGAATGAAATTCATGATGATGTCTCATGGCTTCAAGTTGCCTCCAGATTTGTGCTCTTAGTAACG ACAAGCATTCTTGTATTAGCTATCTTTTCGATATCAAGTTCACAACCTCTTCTATCGCAAATCAGCTTGAGGAAAAGGGAACCTCGAGCATATGAGTCAATGGGTCAGGCTCTGGGAATACCTGACAGCGGACTGTTAGTGCAAAGGGAACCAGCATGTGTCGTAGATCCTAATGAACCACTTGATAAACTTCTTCTAAACAAAAGATTCCGCCAGTCATTCATGGCATTTGCAGATAG TTGTTTGGCAGGGGAGAGTGTCCATTTTTTTGAGGAAGTGCATGAACTCAGTAAAATACCTGTGGATGACCCTGTAAGAAGAATTTACATGGCACGCCATATCATTGACAAGTACATAATTGCAG GGGCGGCAGTGGAGGTGAACATCTCTCACAGAACCAGACAAGAGATCTTGACTACTTCCAACCTGGCACAACCAAATCTTTTTAGTGACGCGTTAACTGAGCTAATACACTTGATGAAAATG AACTTGGCAAGAGATTACTGGTCATCTATGTTCTTTGTGAAGTTGAAAGAAGAAGTCAGTATGAGATCTGGGGCCCAAGAACTGGAACAGATGAGAGGTTGGAACTACTCTCCCAGGTTGAGTTCTGTACATGGTGGTGATGATCCATTTCACCAAGAACAAGAACCACTTTCGATTGATTCTGGCTGCAACACTGAAGACCATGATGATGAACCAAGAATCATGAGTAGATTTTTATGA
- the LOC121052445 gene encoding LRR receptor-like serine/threonine-protein kinase ERL1, producing the protein MTLCLFANCRDLQGNKLTDQIPDEIGNCASLMYLDLDDNYLSGDIPFSVSKLKKLKVLDGVSESQFNQVLNVELDQIIELLTKSFQAGGSSTMGQSPISFMFLYLCIKIGCDFAKF; encoded by the exons ATGACTCTTTGTTTATTTGCGAATTGTAGAGACCTGCAGGGGAACAAGCTAACTGATCAAATCCCGGATGAGATTGGCAACTGTGCTTCTCTTATGTATCT GGATTTGGATGACAATTATCTGTCTGGAGACATACCCTTCTCGGTTTCAAAGCTTAAGAAGCTTAAGGTTTT GGATGGAGTGAGTGAGTCACAGTTCAACCAAGTCTTGAATGTAGAATTGGATCAGATTATTGAGCTTTTAACAAAATCTTTCCAGGCTGGTGGTTCTTCCACAATGGGTCAGTCTCCTATTTCATTCATGTTTTTGTATCTGTGCATCAAGATAGGGTGTGATTTTGCTAaattttga
- the LOC112200501 gene encoding DNA repair protein REV1-like, which produces MFVRDAKALCPHLVILPYDFEAYEEVTNRFYDILHKHCRKVQAVSCDEAFLDVTYLEGVDMDMLASIIIQEIFETTGCIASAGIARNMLMARLTTRTAKPDGQCNIPPKRCNMQEGMVGNPVAKTMKTVSRGMAVLTVPFTMEFPKSVG; this is translated from the exons ATGTTTGTTAGAGATGCTAAGGCTCTTTGTCCACACCTTGTCATTCTTCCTTATGATTTTGAAGCGTATGAGGAG GTAACTAATCGGTTCTATGACATTCTGCATAAGCACTGCAGAAAAGTACAA GCAGTAAGCTGTGACGAAGCATTTTTAGATGTCACATACTTGGAAGGGGTAGATATGGATATGTTGGCCTCAATTATAATACAAGAGATCTTTGAGACTACTGGATGCATTGCAAGTGCTGGTATAGCTAGAAATATGCTCATGGCTCGCCTTACAACAAGAACTGCTAAACCAGACGGTCAATGCAACATTCCTCCCAAAAGG TGCAATATGCAAGAAGGGATGGTGGGAAATCCTGTTGCTAAAACCATGAAGACTGTTTCAAGAGGCATGGCTGTTCTTACAGTTCCGTTTACCATGGAATTTCCAAAG AGTGTAGGCTGA